A DNA window from Acidobacteriota bacterium contains the following coding sequences:
- a CDS encoding bifunctional salicylyl-CoA 5-hydroxylase/oxidoreductase, with protein MGGGPAGLYFALLMKKARPASEITVHEKNPEGVTWGWGVVFSDETLENFQTADAETYAAITESFARWQSIDTHFKGRVIRSGGHAFCGLKRVRLLDILEARCRQIGVALRFGVEIADPAALEDADLIVAADGVNSRVRTLHEATFKPDVETGRSPYIWLATRRVFDAFTFIIRESPHGLFQVHAYPFDAEMSTFIVETDEATWRRAGLDTATEAESVDYCERLFAPELQGKGLLSNKSAWMKFRRVKCATWRHGNTVLIGDAAHTAHFSIGSGTKLAMEDSIALARALASGGSVEEGLARYESDRWVDVLKKQRAAEVSQRWFENIRRYAGFEPEPFVAGLLTRSRKVTHNNLKLRDAGYVLAVDRWFADRSGRAGVEPPPPPMFTPLRLRSLEIPNRVVVSPMCMYSAVDGQPSDWHLVHLGSRAVGGAGLVITEMTDVSPEGRITPGCAGMYRAEHAAAWRRIVGFVHGNSTARIAMQLAHAGRKGSTKVPWEGDDEPLDSSNWPILAPSPIPWAPRNQVPREMDRADMKKVVADFVRAAGWAEGAGFDMLELHFAHGYLLASFLSPLTNRRKDAYGGSLENRMRFPLEVFDAVRAAWPAAKPMSVRLSATDWIDGGFDPDQAVEAAKMLKSHGCDVIDVSSGFTTPESIPAFGSMFQVRFSDQIRNEVGIPTMTVGNVQSWDQINTILVSGHADLCVLARPHLVDPYFTLHAAAQQKYVGVKWPNQYLPAAPRPPKE; from the coding sequence ATCGGCGGCGGGCCCGCGGGGCTGTACTTCGCCTTGCTCATGAAGAAGGCGCGCCCCGCGTCCGAGATCACCGTCCACGAGAAGAACCCCGAGGGGGTGACGTGGGGGTGGGGGGTCGTCTTCTCGGACGAGACGCTCGAGAACTTCCAGACGGCCGACGCCGAGACGTACGCCGCCATCACGGAGAGCTTCGCGCGGTGGCAGTCCATCGACACGCACTTCAAGGGGCGCGTGATCCGATCGGGCGGACACGCCTTCTGCGGTCTCAAGCGCGTGAGGCTCCTCGACATCCTGGAGGCGCGCTGCCGGCAGATCGGCGTCGCGCTCCGCTTCGGAGTCGAGATCGCCGATCCGGCGGCACTCGAGGACGCCGACCTGATCGTCGCCGCCGACGGCGTGAACAGCCGCGTGCGCACGCTCCACGAGGCGACCTTCAAGCCCGACGTCGAGACGGGGCGGTCCCCCTACATCTGGCTCGCGACGCGGCGCGTCTTCGACGCTTTCACGTTCATCATCCGCGAGAGCCCGCACGGCCTCTTCCAGGTGCACGCCTACCCCTTCGACGCCGAGATGAGCACCTTCATCGTCGAGACCGACGAGGCGACTTGGCGGCGCGCCGGCCTCGACACCGCCACCGAGGCCGAGAGCGTCGATTACTGCGAGAGGCTCTTCGCCCCCGAGCTCCAGGGGAAGGGGCTTCTGAGCAACAAGTCGGCCTGGATGAAGTTCCGGCGCGTGAAGTGCGCGACGTGGCGGCACGGGAACACCGTGCTCATCGGCGACGCGGCGCACACCGCCCACTTCTCGATCGGCTCGGGGACGAAGCTCGCCATGGAGGATTCGATCGCCCTCGCCCGCGCGCTCGCCTCGGGCGGGAGCGTCGAGGAGGGGCTCGCGCGGTACGAGTCCGATCGATGGGTGGACGTCCTCAAGAAGCAGCGCGCCGCCGAGGTGAGCCAGCGCTGGTTCGAGAACATCCGCCGCTATGCCGGTTTCGAGCCCGAGCCCTTCGTGGCCGGGCTCCTCACGCGTTCACGGAAGGTGACGCACAACAACCTCAAGCTCCGGGACGCCGGCTACGTCCTCGCCGTCGATCGCTGGTTCGCGGACCGGAGCGGCCGCGCCGGCGTCGAGCCGCCCCCTCCGCCGATGTTCACCCCTCTCAGGCTCCGGTCGCTCGAGATCCCGAACCGCGTCGTCGTCTCGCCGATGTGCATGTACTCCGCAGTCGACGGTCAGCCCTCCGACTGGCACCTCGTGCACCTGGGGAGCCGCGCCGTGGGCGGCGCCGGCCTGGTGATCACGGAGATGACCGACGTGTCGCCCGAGGGGCGCATCACCCCGGGGTGCGCGGGGATGTACAGGGCCGAACACGCGGCCGCGTGGCGCCGCATCGTCGGGTTCGTCCACGGAAACTCCACCGCGCGGATCGCCATGCAACTCGCGCACGCGGGGCGGAAGGGGTCGACGAAGGTCCCGTGGGAGGGGGACGACGAGCCGCTCGACTCGTCGAACTGGCCGATCCTCGCGCCGTCTCCGATCCCGTGGGCACCCCGCAACCAGGTCCCGAGGGAGATGGACCGCGCCGACATGAAGAAGGTCGTCGCCGACTTCGTCCGCGCCGCGGGCTGGGCGGAGGGGGCGGGCTTCGACATGCTCGAGCTTCACTTCGCCCACGGGTACCTGCTCGCGTCGTTCCTGTCGCCGCTGACCAATCGCCGGAAGGACGCGTACGGCGGCTCGCTCGAGAACCGGATGCGCTTCCCCCTCGAGGTCTTCGACGCGGTGCGCGCCGCATGGCCGGCGGCGAAGCCGATGTCTGTTCGGCTTTCGGCGACCGACTGGATCGACGGAGGCTTTGATCCCGATCAGGCGGTCGAGGCCGCGAAGATGCTCAAGTCCCACGGCTGCGACGTCATCGACGTGTCGTCGGGGTTCACGACCCCCGAGTCGATCCCGGCGTTCGGGTCGATGTTCCAGGTGCGCTTCAGCGATCAGATCCGCAACGAGGTCGGGATCCCGACGATGACCGTCGGCAACGTGCAGAGCTGGGACCAGATCAACACGATCCTGGTGTCGGGCCACGCCGATCTCTGCGTGCTCGCGAGGCCGCACCTCGTCGACCCGTACTTCACGCTTCATGCGGCCGCGCAACAGAAGTACGTCGGCGTGAAGTGGCCCAACCAGTACCTCCCCGCGGCGCCGCGGCCGCCGAAGGAGTAG
- a CDS encoding hemerythrin domain-containing protein, producing the protein MAVVLRHPRSLLREHRSLHHTLNRLDALLNHPPDGERRTEWLADLSSRLKELRPGLAEHFGAEEESGLFEEIETQSPAMTPASRRLLAEHGALLRSIDDLVDTIPAVPPYDIPFHSLRARARAFTKELAEHESRENEILMRALDDDSGALD; encoded by the coding sequence ATGGCCGTCGTCCTGCGGCATCCCCGCTCGCTCCTCCGCGAGCACCGGTCGCTCCACCACACGCTCAACCGCCTCGACGCGCTGCTCAACCATCCCCCCGACGGAGAGCGCCGGACGGAGTGGCTGGCCGATCTCTCCTCCCGGCTGAAGGAGCTGCGCCCGGGCCTGGCGGAGCACTTCGGCGCCGAGGAGGAGTCGGGGCTGTTCGAGGAGATCGAGACCCAGTCGCCGGCGATGACCCCGGCGTCCCGGCGCCTCCTCGCGGAGCACGGCGCGCTGCTGCGTTCGATCGACGATCTCGTCGACACGATCCCCGCAGTGCCGCCGTACGACATCCCGTTCCATTCGCTGCGGGCGCGTGCCCGGGCCTTCACGAAGGAGCTCGCCGAGCACGAGAGCCGCGAGAACGAGATCCTGATGCGCGCGCTCGACGACGATTCCGGCGCGCTCGACTGA
- a CDS encoding 2-oxoacid:acceptor oxidoreductase subunit alpha, producing the protein MMTGNEACADGALAAGLTFFAGYPITPSSEIAEVLAERLPRRGGVFLQMEDEIAAMGAIIGASLAGRKTMTATSGPGFSLKQENIGFACMAEIPCVVVNVQRGGPSTGLPTMPAQGDVMQARWGTHGDHPAIVLAPNSVAETYDLTVRAFNLSEACRTPVILLLDEIIAHVTEKVALPPRIDVVTRAGPDAPPDRFLPYRHTPDGVPPMAAYGVDGYRFHVTGLAHDETGFPTNDPREIDALNRRLAAKIDRRAAEITDVVRESLDDAEVVVFAYGCVSRAARQAVREARAEGIAAGLLRPRTLWPFPEAAVRAAGARAKAVVVPEMNLGQMAHEVEWALRGACPVVPFARVDGLAIRPSQILAEIRAAA; encoded by the coding sequence ATGATGACGGGGAACGAGGCCTGCGCGGACGGCGCCCTCGCGGCGGGACTCACCTTTTTCGCCGGCTACCCGATCACCCCCTCGTCCGAGATCGCCGAGGTGCTCGCCGAGAGGCTCCCGCGCCGCGGCGGCGTCTTCCTGCAGATGGAGGACGAGATCGCGGCGATGGGCGCGATCATCGGCGCGTCTCTCGCGGGGCGCAAGACGATGACCGCGACGAGCGGCCCCGGCTTCTCTCTGAAACAGGAGAACATCGGCTTCGCGTGCATGGCCGAGATTCCGTGCGTCGTCGTGAACGTGCAGCGCGGCGGCCCGAGCACCGGTCTTCCAACGATGCCCGCGCAGGGAGACGTGATGCAGGCGCGCTGGGGGACGCACGGAGATCACCCCGCGATCGTCCTCGCGCCGAACTCCGTCGCGGAGACGTACGATCTGACGGTGCGCGCCTTCAACCTGTCGGAGGCATGCCGCACGCCGGTCATCCTTCTCCTCGACGAGATCATCGCGCACGTCACCGAGAAGGTCGCCCTGCCTCCGCGGATCGACGTCGTCACGCGCGCGGGGCCCGACGCGCCGCCCGATCGCTTCCTCCCGTACCGCCACACGCCCGACGGCGTGCCGCCGATGGCGGCGTACGGGGTGGACGGCTACCGGTTCCACGTGACCGGCCTCGCGCATGACGAAACGGGATTCCCCACGAACGACCCGCGCGAGATCGACGCCCTCAACCGGCGGCTCGCCGCGAAGATCGATCGGCGCGCCGCAGAAATCACCGACGTCGTCCGCGAGAGCCTCGACGACGCCGAGGTCGTGGTCTTCGCCTACGGGTGCGTCTCTCGCGCGGCGCGGCAGGCGGTGCGCGAGGCGCGCGCGGAGGGGATCGCGGCCGGCCTCCTCAGGCCGCGGACGCTGTGGCCGTTCCCCGAGGCGGCGGTGCGCGCCGCGGGCGCGAGGGCGAAAGCGGTCGTCGTTCCCGAGATGAACCTCGGCCAGATGGCGCACGAGGTCGAGTGGGCCCTCCGCGGCGCGTGCCCGGTCGTCCCGTTCGCGCGCGTCGACGGCCTCGCGATCCGCCCCTCCCAGATCCTCGCGGAGATCCGGGCGGCGGCATGA
- a CDS encoding insulinase family protein: MLTKLVPLLLVLFIFGFASTPASARSKIFPFPYTVDDLENGLRLVVVPLGNPNVVAHYIVVRTGSRNEVEPGKSGFAHFFEHMMFRGTDRFSADAYDALMKAIGAESNAFTNDDYTCYHTLFVKDDLEKVVEIEADRFQALKYPEPAFRTEAKAVLGEYNKNSANPISQLFEKLQETAFDRHTYKHTTMGFLKDIEAMPEQFDYSRQFFDRFYRPENTVIVIAGDVQRDAVLAMVKKHWGSWKRGGFRQEIPVEPEQAAARQASVDWPTPTLPWVAVAYKGPAYSDTAKDMPSMDLISSVAFSSSSPLYQKLVIHEQKVDALSPFFGNSRDPGLLVVFARVKDAKDVEYVKGEILRTFEETKGKPVGADRLAAVKSNQKYSFALRMDNTESVASILSDFLQLDPDPETVNRLYATYDSITPEDLTAMAKKYFAENRRTIVTLAHRADAAGN; encoded by the coding sequence ATGCTGACGAAGCTCGTCCCCCTGCTGCTCGTCCTCTTCATCTTCGGATTCGCCTCCACCCCCGCGTCCGCGCGCAGCAAGATCTTCCCGTTCCCCTACACGGTCGACGATCTCGAAAACGGCCTCCGGCTCGTCGTCGTGCCGCTCGGAAACCCGAACGTCGTCGCCCACTACATCGTCGTGCGGACGGGCAGCCGCAACGAGGTCGAGCCGGGCAAGTCGGGGTTCGCCCATTTCTTCGAGCACATGATGTTCCGCGGCACCGACCGGTTCTCGGCCGACGCCTACGACGCCCTGATGAAGGCGATCGGCGCCGAGTCGAACGCCTTCACGAACGACGACTACACCTGCTATCACACGCTCTTCGTGAAGGACGATCTCGAGAAGGTCGTCGAGATCGAGGCCGACCGCTTCCAGGCGCTCAAGTACCCCGAGCCGGCCTTCCGCACCGAGGCCAAGGCGGTCCTCGGCGAGTACAACAAGAACTCCGCGAACCCGATCAGCCAGCTCTTCGAGAAGCTCCAGGAGACGGCGTTCGACAGGCACACGTACAAGCACACGACGATGGGGTTCCTCAAGGACATCGAGGCGATGCCCGAGCAGTTCGACTACTCACGCCAGTTCTTCGATCGCTTCTACCGCCCCGAGAACACGGTGATCGTGATCGCCGGCGACGTGCAGCGCGACGCGGTCCTCGCCATGGTGAAGAAGCACTGGGGATCGTGGAAGCGCGGCGGCTTCCGGCAGGAGATCCCGGTCGAGCCCGAGCAGGCGGCGGCGAGGCAGGCCTCGGTCGACTGGCCCACGCCGACCCTCCCCTGGGTGGCGGTGGCGTACAAGGGCCCCGCGTACTCGGACACGGCGAAGGACATGCCGTCGATGGATCTCATCAGCTCCGTCGCCTTCTCGTCGTCTTCCCCCCTCTATCAGAAGCTCGTGATCCACGAGCAGAAGGTGGACGCCCTGTCGCCCTTCTTCGGCAACTCGCGCGACCCGGGGCTCCTCGTCGTCTTCGCGCGCGTGAAGGACGCGAAGGACGTCGAGTACGTGAAGGGCGAGATCCTGAGGACCTTCGAGGAGACGAAGGGGAAGCCGGTCGGCGCCGATCGCCTCGCCGCGGTGAAGTCGAACCAAAAGTACTCGTTCGCGCTCCGGATGGACAACACCGAATCGGTCGCGTCGATCCTCTCGGACTTCCTCCAGCTCGACCCGGATCCCGAGACGGTCAACCGGCTGTACGCGACGTACGACTCGATCACGCCCGAGGACCTCACGGCGATGGCGAAGAAGTACTTCGCCGAGAACCGCCGGACCATCGTGACGCTGGCCCACAGGGCCGACGCGGCGGGGAACTGA
- a CDS encoding 2-oxoacid:acceptor oxidoreductase family protein gives MRLSGEGGQGLILAGKILAEAAAVEEGRNAVQSQSYGPEARGGASKSDVIIADGEIDDLKADSLDLFLAFTQDSLDTYHGDVKPGGLLVIEADHVALPPGETRRTVRIPFQAIAREKLGRPVVANIVALGAIVSLSNVVSVEAAEAAVLARVPKGTEELNRQAFRLGVEAGGSKGRLIAQRRGAFPRGDT, from the coding sequence ATCCGCCTCAGCGGCGAGGGGGGGCAGGGGCTCATCCTCGCGGGGAAGATCCTCGCCGAGGCGGCCGCGGTCGAGGAGGGGCGCAACGCGGTCCAGAGCCAGAGCTACGGCCCCGAGGCGCGCGGCGGCGCGAGCAAGTCCGACGTCATCATCGCCGACGGCGAGATCGACGACCTGAAGGCCGACTCCCTCGATCTCTTCCTCGCCTTCACGCAGGACTCACTCGACACCTACCACGGCGACGTCAAGCCCGGCGGCCTCCTCGTGATCGAGGCCGACCACGTCGCGCTCCCCCCGGGGGAGACGCGCCGCACCGTGCGGATCCCCTTCCAGGCGATCGCGCGCGAGAAGCTCGGCCGGCCGGTCGTCGCCAACATCGTGGCGCTCGGCGCGATCGTGAGCCTCTCGAACGTCGTGAGCGTGGAGGCGGCGGAAGCCGCGGTCCTCGCGCGCGTGCCGAAGGGGACCGAGGAGCTGAACCGGCAGGCCTTCAGGCTGGGGGTCGAGGCAGGCGGAAGCAAAGGCCGGTTGATCGCGCAGCGGCGGGGTGCATTCCCGAGGGGGGATACTTG
- a CDS encoding insulinase family protein translates to MRAQSAGRLATTFVLVAIIAAGSAATGRAAGGFKTVLKQTKDPLVSFRILFNVGAAADPAGKEGLAAMTASMVSDAGSRAMKYEEIVQAFYPMATGFGGHVDKEMTVFMGTTHVDTLDGYYGLISAMLLDPGFRDEDFKRVKDDTLNYIKVSLRENNEEELGKERLYTEIYAGHPYGHLTAGTLSAIEKLTIDDVKAFYRQNYTRANLVLAMSGGYSDAFLDRVKKDMLKLPEGPASSVAITAPKAVEGRRLTILKKETRATAISIGFPIRVTRADRDWIALDVARSWLGQHRNSSAWLFQRIREIRGLNYGDYAYTEYFPRGMFQFMPDPNLFRRQQIFQLWIRPVEPANSHFALRIAMYELQRLIDRGLTQDQFEETRKFLRKNAALVAKTQSEIQGYALDAAAYGYDDYVSFVRKGLDALTLADVNAAIRKHLTADNLRIVMIAKDAEGLRDAIVSDTPSPMKYGEGATKPQEILDEDKVISVLPLRIPAANVTIVPIDEVFAK, encoded by the coding sequence ATGCGGGCGCAGAGCGCCGGCCGCCTCGCCACGACCTTCGTCCTCGTCGCCATCATCGCCGCCGGCTCGGCCGCCACGGGCCGGGCCGCGGGAGGGTTCAAGACCGTGCTCAAGCAGACCAAAGACCCGCTCGTCTCGTTCCGAATCCTCTTCAACGTCGGCGCCGCGGCCGACCCCGCGGGGAAGGAAGGGCTCGCCGCGATGACGGCCTCGATGGTGAGCGACGCCGGCAGCCGCGCAATGAAGTACGAGGAGATCGTCCAGGCCTTCTACCCGATGGCCACCGGCTTCGGCGGGCACGTCGACAAGGAGATGACGGTCTTCATGGGGACGACGCACGTCGACACCCTCGACGGGTACTACGGGCTCATCTCGGCGATGCTGCTCGACCCGGGCTTCCGCGACGAGGACTTCAAGCGCGTCAAGGACGACACGCTGAATTACATCAAGGTCTCGCTCCGCGAGAACAACGAGGAGGAGCTGGGCAAGGAGCGCCTCTACACCGAGATTTACGCGGGCCATCCGTACGGCCACCTCACGGCCGGGACGCTTTCGGCGATCGAGAAGCTCACGATCGACGACGTGAAGGCCTTCTACCGCCAGAACTACACGCGGGCGAACCTCGTGCTCGCGATGTCGGGAGGCTACAGCGACGCTTTCCTCGATCGCGTGAAGAAGGACATGCTGAAGCTCCCCGAGGGGCCGGCCTCGAGCGTCGCGATCACGGCGCCGAAGGCCGTGGAGGGGCGCCGGCTCACCATCCTCAAGAAGGAGACACGGGCCACCGCGATCTCCATCGGCTTCCCGATCCGCGTGACGCGCGCGGATCGCGACTGGATCGCCCTCGACGTCGCCCGCTCGTGGCTCGGCCAGCACCGGAACTCGAGCGCGTGGCTCTTCCAGCGCATCCGTGAGATCCGCGGCCTGAACTACGGCGACTACGCCTACACCGAGTACTTCCCGCGCGGCATGTTCCAGTTCATGCCCGACCCGAACCTCTTCCGCCGACAGCAGATCTTCCAGCTCTGGATCCGCCCGGTCGAGCCGGCGAACTCCCACTTCGCGCTCCGCATCGCGATGTACGAGCTGCAGCGCCTCATCGACAGGGGGCTCACCCAGGACCAGTTCGAGGAGACGCGCAAGTTCCTGAGGAAGAACGCGGCGCTCGTCGCGAAGACGCAGAGCGAGATCCAGGGGTACGCCCTCGACGCGGCGGCGTACGGCTACGACGACTACGTGTCGTTCGTCCGGAAGGGGCTCGACGCCCTGACGCTCGCCGACGTGAACGCGGCCATCCGGAAGCACCTCACCGCCGACAACCTCCGCATCGTGATGATCGCGAAGGACGCCGAGGGGCTGAGGGACGCCATCGTGAGCGACACGCCGTCCCCGATGAAGTACGGCGAGGGGGCGACGAAGCCCCAGGAGATCCTCGACGAGGACAAGGTCATCTCGGTCCTCCCCCTCCGCATCCCGGCGGCGAACGTGACCATCGTGCCGATCGACGAGGTCTTCGCGAAGTAG
- a CDS encoding 4Fe-4S binding protein: MDIKVSWCKGCGLCVDFCNREVLVMEGALPRVVHAERCTRCLLCEAACPDFALDVRDEAPAAAPSREAAP, encoded by the coding sequence ATCGACATCAAAGTCTCGTGGTGCAAGGGGTGCGGCCTCTGTGTGGATTTCTGCAACAGGGAAGTCCTCGTGATGGAAGGGGCGCTCCCCCGCGTCGTGCACGCGGAGCGGTGCACCCGATGCCTCCTCTGCGAGGCCGCCTGCCCCGACTTCGCGCTCGACGTGAGGGACGAGGCGCCCGCCGCCGCGCCGTCACGCGAGGCCGCGCCGTGA
- a CDS encoding 2-oxoacid:ferredoxin oxidoreductase subunit beta encodes MSGYDDWLRLDKLPHIWCPGCGDGIVLKAILRAVGRMGWTPGQVCMVSGIGCSSRTPGYVDVNTLHTTHGRALTFATGVKMARPDLQVIVVTGDGDATAIGGNHFIHAARRNIDLTVILYNNWIYGMTGGQASPATPAGRRASTAPFGMIEPSFDIAALAAAAGATFVARETVAKPFVLDKLIERALRKKGFSLVEAMTPCPTAFGRRNHQADAVEMVEYLRIHSTSKERAATLPEEERREAITTGVFVDIDRPEFCGEYAKLVERLREPVTA; translated from the coding sequence ATGAGCGGCTACGACGACTGGCTCCGTCTCGACAAGCTCCCGCACATCTGGTGCCCGGGATGCGGCGACGGGATCGTCCTCAAGGCGATCCTGAGGGCGGTGGGGCGGATGGGGTGGACGCCCGGCCAGGTCTGCATGGTCTCCGGGATCGGATGCTCGAGCCGCACCCCCGGTTACGTCGACGTCAACACGCTGCACACGACGCACGGCCGGGCGCTCACCTTCGCGACCGGCGTGAAGATGGCGCGCCCCGATCTCCAAGTGATCGTGGTGACGGGCGACGGCGACGCGACCGCCATCGGCGGCAACCACTTCATCCACGCCGCGCGCCGGAACATCGACCTCACCGTCATCCTCTACAACAACTGGATCTACGGCATGACGGGGGGGCAGGCCTCCCCGGCGACGCCGGCGGGCCGCCGCGCCTCGACGGCGCCGTTCGGCATGATCGAGCCGAGCTTCGACATCGCCGCGCTCGCGGCGGCGGCCGGCGCGACCTTCGTCGCGCGCGAGACGGTCGCGAAGCCCTTCGTCCTCGACAAGCTGATCGAGCGCGCCCTCCGCAAGAAGGGGTTCTCGCTTGTCGAGGCGATGACCCCGTGCCCGACCGCTTTCGGCCGGAGGAACCACCAGGCCGACGCCGTCGAGATGGTCGAGTATCTGCGGATCCACTCGACGTCGAAGGAGAGGGCGGCGACGCTGCCGGAGGAAGAGCGGCGCGAGGCGATCACGACCGGCGTCTTCGTCGACATCGATCGCCCCGAGTTCTGCGGCGAGTACGCGAAGCTGGTCGAGAGGCTTCGTGAGCCGGTGACGGCGTGA